One part of the Saprospiraceae bacterium genome encodes these proteins:
- a CDS encoding RsmD family RNA methyltransferase: protein MRITGGFLKGRTFYPPAGKWPTRPTTDIAREGLFNILSNMLDFEAIAMLDLFGGTGAHGYEMISRGCQNVVYVDKFMPCLNFVKKTAIEFDILEFISLKNADYEVFINTNIIKFNYIFAGPPYPLPNLDQIPDKILAANMIQENGLLVLEHNPQYRFEKHPFYWKSRNYGETFFSFFRP, encoded by the coding sequence ATGAGAATAACCGGTGGATTTTTAAAAGGCAGAACATTTTATCCACCTGCTGGAAAGTGGCCAACACGTCCAACTACAGATATCGCCCGAGAAGGCCTTTTTAATATACTTTCCAATATGCTTGACTTCGAAGCAATAGCAATGCTAGATCTATTTGGAGGAACCGGAGCTCATGGTTATGAAATGATTTCGAGAGGATGTCAAAACGTAGTGTATGTTGATAAATTTATGCCTTGTTTAAATTTCGTAAAAAAAACTGCAATTGAATTCGACATTTTAGAATTTATTAGCCTAAAAAATGCTGATTATGAGGTATTTATAAATACTAATATAATAAAATTTAATTACATTTTTGCTGGGCCCCCATACCCGTTACCGAATTTAGACCAAATTCCAGACAAAATTTTAGCGGCAAACATGATCCAAGAAAATGGTTTATTAGTATTGGAGCACAATCCACAATATCGATTTGAAAAACATCCATTTTATTGGAAATCAAGAAATTATGGAGAAACATTTTTCAGTTTTTTTCGGCCATAG
- a CDS encoding DUF3822 family protein — translation MYNTPFISSNINFEAEPNGICFDNNYCLTSERNTAILSELIPIYPNQTQITRELKDTSYFINYVLKTGDYSLAKERKYKISHIAECISQIISFGNCQNNCCVYISIYHKNAFVFVKRISDPIFSNVFKFSTAEDFLYHIQSVFEALNLNNSNDKIFVLGSIDTESQIVRLLKIYFLNVAVEHNFNFSGEYSV, via the coding sequence ATGTATAACACACCATTTATATCTTCTAACATAAACTTTGAGGCAGAACCTAATGGAATTTGTTTTGACAACAATTATTGCTTAACATCAGAGCGAAATACTGCTATTTTATCAGAACTGATTCCTATATATCCTAATCAAACACAAATTACTAGAGAACTTAAGGATACTTCCTATTTTATCAACTATGTTTTGAAGACCGGTGATTATTCCCTTGCAAAGGAGCGTAAATATAAAATTTCCCATATAGCTGAGTGTATATCCCAAATTATTTCGTTCGGAAATTGTCAAAATAATTGTTGTGTTTATATAAGCATTTACCACAAAAATGCTTTTGTTTTTGTCAAAAGAATTTCAGATCCAATTTTTAGTAATGTTTTTAAATTCTCAACGGCGGAAGACTTTTTATACCATATACAATCAGTATTTGAAGCGCTTAATCTAAATAATAGCAACGATAAAATATTCGTACTAGGATCTATTGATACAGAGTCCCAAATTGTTCGCCTTTTGAAAATTTATTTTCTGAATGTAGCTGTTGAGCATAATTTCAATTTCTCGGGGGAATATTCTGTATGA
- the tsaD gene encoding tRNA (adenosine(37)-N6)-threonylcarbamoyltransferase complex transferase subunit TsaD, whose protein sequence is MKDIIILGIESSCDDTAVSVIVNGKIKSNLISSQWIHKKYGGVVPEAASRQHVESIVELTETALLEAGILKTHLSAIAVTRGPGLLGSLLVGISFAKALTLSLKIPLIEVNHLYAHLMSLFIDNEPNFPILVLTVSGGHTQLTLMRSFFDLEIIGQSIDDAAGEAFDKTGKLLGLAYPAGPIIDSLSKAGKAIFKFPISNVADFNFSFSGLKTAVLYFLREQLNKDSEFIKKNLSDLCASIQTTICQTLIQKLKLAAVRTQVKAIGIAGGVSANSQLREELTILCNSNDWKLYTAKLSYCTDNGAMIALAGYYKFLNQEFAEDTFQPLARYPII, encoded by the coding sequence ATGAAGGATATAATAATTCTTGGAATTGAATCTTCATGCGATGATACCGCAGTATCTGTAATTGTTAATGGTAAAATCAAAAGCAATTTAATAAGCAGTCAATGGATTCATAAAAAATATGGAGGTGTTGTGCCAGAGGCAGCTTCAAGACAGCATGTGGAGTCAATTGTTGAATTGACAGAAACTGCATTATTGGAAGCAGGGATCCTTAAAACTCATTTATCAGCCATTGCAGTCACCCGTGGTCCCGGTCTATTGGGTTCGTTATTGGTTGGTATATCATTTGCCAAAGCACTTACTTTAAGTTTAAAAATACCGTTAATAGAAGTCAATCATTTATATGCACATTTGATGTCGCTGTTTATTGATAACGAGCCGAATTTTCCTATATTGGTTCTTACGGTCTCTGGTGGACATACTCAATTAACACTCATGAGAAGTTTTTTTGATCTAGAAATAATTGGCCAAAGTATTGATGATGCAGCCGGAGAAGCATTTGACAAAACCGGTAAATTATTAGGTCTTGCCTACCCTGCCGGTCCCATTATAGACTCGTTGTCCAAAGCTGGCAAAGCAATATTTAAATTTCCAATTTCAAATGTCGCAGATTTCAATTTCAGTTTTAGTGGTTTGAAAACTGCGGTTCTTTATTTTTTACGGGAACAATTGAATAAAGATTCCGAATTTATTAAGAAAAACCTCTCCGATTTGTGCGCTTCCATTCAAACAACTATTTGTCAAACTTTAATTCAAAAATTAAAATTAGCCGCTGTTAGAACCCAAGTAAAGGCTATTGGAATTGCAGGAGGCGTTTCTGCAAATTCCCAGTTAAGAGAGGAACTGACAATACTTTGTAACTCAAATGACTGGAAACTGTATACAGCAAAATTATCTTATTGTACTGATAATGGAGCTATGATCGCACTGGCAGGGTATTATAAGTTTTTAAATCAGGAATTTGCAGAGGATACGTTTCAGCCTTTAGCTCGTTATCCAATTATTTAA
- a CDS encoding Smr/MutS family protein, with protein sequence MQEKEYNKKNLFLKAQYLLEFNKILELASEYTVSDEARSRLLELQHSELNVNPIDELILIEELSTVLRSVNFNLSTYHSIEKDVQLLEIQNAELSKDTFIKIRKLAINVLQILQLLKKDELKSCALLINFISLFPDLNFVLKSINEIFDDVNEIRDQASPELQILRDKIKKFQKVLYSTFKKQLELARVQGILAEGEESIRNGRFVFRVLAEHKRKTPGIIVDESDSGKTVFIEPQVCVELNNDLIELELEEKREISKILKLLTIKIKPFNNDFIEAYNLLVSFDVLLAKSRFGISIHAIRPHISSDQNLIINNGFHPLLYINLLKKGETPQALNFFLNNKNRILLISGPNAGGKTVVLKTVGLLQLMLQKGFLIPISKGSVFPIFNNIWVDIGDLQSIEDGLSTYSAKMTYMKCLLQNFDEKSLILIDEIGSGTEPKIGGAIAESILVELIKKNAMGVLTTHYANLKAFAHSTAGLVNGAMLYDESKMQPKYILQVGKPGSSYALDIALKLDFPKHLIDYAKKRAGKDLVKMEDLISKLEEEKMQLVDLNTSYLKKLESLNKIIKAYEGIQKQYELKRLKLKMDTKQLEHEQSILNRNQHTELVNEIKTKLDLVKAKQLAEENKIKVNAISEELLSISTEYTKLIRKDFGNQILKIGDKVSLLKHNMIGVISELSDKTAKVITEHFTFNLDKSELVLVQESLIKPVQNSIKVQLIDKASNFVSTLDLRGQSAMDALRMLDEYMDQALIANIKEIKILHGKGSGALRKSIHQVLKKNKFIENYSHPEEINGGQGLTIIQFK encoded by the coding sequence ATGCAAGAAAAGGAATACAATAAGAAAAATTTATTCTTAAAGGCTCAATATTTATTGGAATTTAATAAGATTTTGGAATTAGCTTCAGAATATACTGTTTCGGATGAAGCTCGAAGTCGATTGTTAGAATTACAACATTCAGAATTGAATGTTAATCCAATTGATGAATTAATATTGATTGAAGAGCTAAGTACCGTTTTAAGAAGTGTAAATTTTAATTTATCCACGTACCACTCAATTGAAAAAGATGTGCAACTACTGGAAATTCAAAATGCTGAACTTTCAAAAGACACCTTTATTAAAATCAGAAAGCTCGCTATTAATGTGCTTCAGATTTTACAATTACTTAAAAAGGATGAACTTAAGTCTTGTGCTTTGCTTATTAACTTTATTAGTTTATTTCCTGATTTAAATTTTGTCTTAAAATCAATTAATGAAATTTTTGATGATGTAAATGAAATTCGAGACCAAGCATCCCCTGAGTTGCAAATTTTAAGAGATAAGATTAAAAAATTTCAAAAAGTATTATACTCAACTTTTAAGAAGCAGCTTGAACTTGCAAGAGTCCAAGGAATATTAGCAGAAGGAGAGGAATCTATTAGAAATGGACGTTTTGTATTTAGAGTGTTGGCTGAACATAAACGGAAGACTCCAGGAATTATTGTTGATGAATCAGATAGTGGAAAAACAGTTTTTATAGAACCCCAAGTTTGTGTTGAGTTAAATAATGATTTAATTGAATTAGAATTAGAAGAAAAACGTGAAATTTCAAAAATTTTAAAGCTACTGACAATCAAAATTAAGCCTTTTAATAATGATTTTATAGAAGCCTATAATTTACTTGTTTCCTTTGACGTTTTGCTTGCTAAATCTCGGTTTGGAATTTCAATACATGCTATTCGACCGCATATAAGTTCAGACCAAAATCTAATTATAAATAATGGATTTCATCCTTTGTTATATATTAATTTGTTGAAGAAAGGGGAAACACCACAAGCTTTAAACTTCTTCTTAAATAATAAAAACCGAATTCTATTAATTTCTGGGCCAAACGCAGGTGGAAAAACAGTAGTTTTGAAGACTGTTGGCTTATTGCAATTAATGTTGCAAAAAGGATTTCTGATTCCAATTTCAAAGGGGTCTGTATTTCCCATTTTTAATAATATTTGGGTTGACATCGGTGATTTGCAATCTATTGAGGACGGCTTGAGTACATATTCTGCGAAGATGACTTATATGAAATGCCTGCTTCAGAATTTTGATGAGAAATCTCTTATTTTAATTGATGAAATTGGAAGCGGTACAGAGCCGAAAATTGGAGGTGCTATTGCAGAGAGTATTTTGGTTGAACTTATTAAAAAAAATGCTATGGGTGTGCTCACAACACATTACGCAAATTTAAAAGCATTTGCACATTCAACAGCTGGTTTAGTCAATGGTGCTATGCTGTATGATGAATCCAAAATGCAACCAAAATATATTTTGCAAGTTGGAAAACCAGGAAGTTCATACGCATTGGATATTGCTTTAAAGCTTGATTTTCCTAAACATTTAATTGACTACGCGAAGAAAAGAGCCGGTAAGGATTTAGTTAAAATGGAAGATTTAATATCCAAACTGGAAGAAGAGAAAATGCAATTAGTTGATTTAAATACTTCTTATTTAAAAAAATTAGAATCTTTAAATAAAATCATAAAAGCTTACGAAGGTATTCAAAAGCAATATGAATTAAAAAGATTAAAATTAAAAATGGACACAAAGCAGTTGGAACACGAGCAAAGTATACTAAATAGAAATCAACATACGGAACTTGTAAATGAAATTAAAACAAAATTAGATTTAGTTAAAGCAAAACAATTAGCAGAAGAAAATAAAATTAAAGTGAATGCTATTTCTGAAGAATTATTAAGCATTTCAACGGAATACACAAAATTAATACGGAAAGATTTTGGTAATCAGATTTTAAAAATTGGGGATAAAGTAAGTTTACTAAAACATAATATGATTGGCGTCATTTCAGAACTATCTGATAAAACTGCTAAAGTGATTACCGAACATTTTACGTTTAATTTAGATAAAAGTGAATTAGTACTTGTTCAAGAAAGTCTTATTAAGCCAGTTCAAAATTCGATTAAAGTGCAGTTAATTGATAAGGCTTCCAATTTTGTAAGTACCTTGGATTTAAGAGGACAAAGTGCTATGGACGCTCTTAGAATGCTAGATGAGTATATGGATCAGGCACTCATTGCAAATATTAAAGAAATAAAAATATTGCATGGAAAAGGCTCTGGTGCTTTAAGAAAATCAATTCATCAAGTTTTGAAAAAAAATAAATTCATCGAAAATTATTCTCATCCTGAAGAGATTAACGGTGGACAAGGACTTACTATTATTCAATTTAAATAA
- a CDS encoding translocation/assembly module TamB domain-containing protein: MLALLLKTSVVQNYAKEKLLNYVNKQFNQDIQINSFYLDPFKGFTGSILIRDHHTDTLFYTNHMEIGFARSLWSLYYKNLQLQNLEIDSSVFHIIQYENESITNLEQFINNFKSKDSISSAKFNFKFDKLIFSKSSIRFIIPNTELNINFNSLNLAVDSINTDINYFKVRKLLVDRPTVNIIISKDNNITSTKDQQGLDTCAMGYGLLVDFINFNNATLNYTSIDSGNTDNFYLENINFTLKSFFQSSDMSQLDFMHFNAKGSNGFSLKNALITNFRLDKNKATLEQLFIETPISKLKIELQADFSHDDNYQIDYLNSYYNLKLEEGIFNPLDLVSLFPKFNIEKYVNLKKDVVLNLKGEISGKVNSIKAKNINLNYGNHLTFNGNVNLRNITSKGKELINLNIAQLQSQASFIRSLFPNYKIPDTYDRFGTIRMNGQFDGYLNDFVAFGTFKTDLGIVQSDIKVRLLKNEKTATYSGIFKAIQLDLGKLINNQDFGIINLNTQILNGSGLSRDNVFANVNGQLFSFEYKKYVYKDISIIGNLNKDLFKGDISISDENIKLDLHGTAIRDKNQIALNINSRIQHINFFKLNLTSDTISYAGDLSCQFLGDFSKDFNGFIEVNNSRLEVHNQAFALKKIRLELSSINGLNAAKFVSDVADFQLGGLYNLSSLPQDVYSFLCVKYPEIQHTLNLKFNKSYHATKASGNIFIRDGEKLSQILAFPVVFKFMDVDFNIDTRSEIVELKSNRFDLEFQSFFASKFSFSILSSKDLKILVTTDFIKTSEKIVIGNFKFTTNFETNEGTSSIQIFDSTNTNILVNANLKSSLKNQEFSLNFINKDLFFNNQRWLINEKNKFIKGRDYFSISQMELTDSSHYISIHDIDQKGISLKTDGFDISFVNQFIRNKAIGFSGLFSLEVEIPDLKKFDGLNGNIEVFQLHFSKDNFGPFRLGFSVPDANKPWNLKIENIFQEHVISGSGTFNIPLGKGDYKYKAYDFGLDLSVKAFPFKFLENFISSISNTEGGGDGNLKFYSRDHKLYLTGKLISQKAKTSINYLGIPINFDKQPIRFEENEILFESLQLKDKFDNPISLNGKLIHDHFNDFEVVANLTAPKALILDTKKGENLFYYGYGFGSVDVDFTGPLSALDMNVRVTSLRGTKISIPVQSDQVVNESKFVKFNSKLNSIDTVKSPLHTSILGMNLNMQITMTDEAETAIVFDELTGDILKGSGRGNLLIKSLRNGVFTVNGTYEIEKGEYLFTLYNFVNKPFTIKRGGTITWTGDPLNANINLEAIYEGLYAPPYLLVQEYIENGDEVVKTEAKRRTNVKLIMLLTGSLLKPDIKFDIELPELTGTLKGFADSKIQSLRSNQDQLNQQVFGLLVLRTFLNNNSFDGGINLSATTINTMSEMLANQFSLFVSSLLSNAFGDVDFISGVDFNIGYDLDNASIGDTKQSTKLNEGEVVFSLKHRLWNDQWVVTLGGNYKSKSAIYGNSYFNPESVIEWNTPVPGLKLRIYYRGDESIEGVKHKIGTGVNYRKEFDSFYDFNKELKNQAKK; encoded by the coding sequence ATGTTAGCACTGTTACTTAAAACAAGTGTAGTACAAAATTATGCAAAAGAAAAGTTACTTAATTATGTAAACAAACAATTCAATCAAGATATTCAAATTAACTCATTTTATCTTGACCCATTCAAAGGATTTACAGGATCTATTTTAATTCGAGATCATCATACGGATACACTATTTTACACGAATCATATGGAAATAGGATTTGCCAGGAGTTTGTGGTCTTTGTATTATAAGAACCTACAATTACAAAATCTTGAAATTGATTCCTCTGTATTTCATATAATTCAATATGAGAACGAATCCATTACTAATTTGGAGCAATTTATTAATAACTTTAAATCTAAAGATTCCATCTCCAGTGCCAAGTTTAATTTTAAATTTGATAAATTAATTTTTTCCAAATCAAGCATTCGTTTTATAATCCCAAATACGGAGTTAAATATAAATTTTAATTCTCTAAATTTAGCAGTAGACTCCATAAACACAGATATAAATTACTTTAAAGTTAGAAAACTTTTAGTGGATCGGCCTACCGTTAATATTATAATATCAAAGGATAACAATATTACCTCAACGAAAGATCAACAAGGTTTAGACACTTGTGCAATGGGTTATGGATTATTGGTCGATTTTATAAACTTCAACAATGCAACGTTAAACTATACATCCATAGATTCTGGAAACACAGATAACTTTTACTTAGAGAATATTAATTTTACATTAAAGAGTTTCTTCCAATCAAGTGACATGAGTCAATTAGACTTTATGCACTTTAATGCAAAAGGTTCTAATGGCTTTTCTTTAAAAAATGCATTGATTACAAATTTTAGACTTGATAAAAACAAGGCAACATTGGAGCAATTATTTATTGAGACACCAATCTCAAAGTTAAAAATTGAACTGCAGGCTGATTTTAGTCACGACGATAATTATCAAATTGATTATTTGAATTCATATTACAATTTAAAACTTGAAGAAGGTATCTTTAATCCCTTAGATTTAGTTTCATTATTTCCAAAATTTAATATTGAGAAATATGTAAATTTAAAGAAAGATGTTGTTTTAAATTTAAAAGGAGAAATCTCTGGAAAAGTAAATAGTATTAAAGCTAAAAATATTAATTTAAATTATGGAAATCATTTAACGTTTAATGGAAATGTTAATTTGCGAAACATCACAAGTAAAGGAAAGGAATTAATTAACCTTAATATAGCTCAGCTGCAAAGTCAAGCTTCCTTTATCAGGAGCTTATTTCCAAACTATAAAATTCCGGACACTTATGATAGATTTGGAACTATTCGCATGAATGGGCAATTTGATGGCTATCTTAATGATTTTGTAGCATTCGGAACATTTAAGACTGATTTAGGAATTGTACAATCTGATATCAAAGTGCGGTTATTAAAAAATGAAAAAACAGCAACTTATAGTGGAATATTTAAAGCGATTCAATTGGATCTTGGTAAACTTATAAATAATCAAGATTTTGGTATTATAAATTTAAATACTCAAATATTAAACGGCTCAGGGCTTTCAAGAGATAATGTTTTTGCAAATGTAAATGGTCAACTTTTTTCATTTGAATATAAAAAATATGTATATAAAGATATTTCTATAATTGGAAATTTGAATAAAGATTTATTTAAAGGAGATATCTCTATTTCAGATGAAAATATAAAGCTTGATCTGCATGGCACAGCCATTAGAGATAAAAATCAAATAGCGTTAAATATCAATTCTCGAATTCAGCATATAAACTTTTTTAAATTAAATTTAACATCTGATACAATTTCGTATGCTGGAGATTTAAGCTGTCAGTTTTTGGGTGATTTTAGTAAAGATTTTAATGGATTTATTGAAGTTAATAATTCACGTTTAGAAGTCCATAATCAAGCTTTTGCACTCAAAAAAATACGACTAGAGCTTTCTTCTATAAATGGCTTAAATGCTGCTAAGTTTGTAAGTGATGTTGCTGATTTTCAATTGGGTGGATTGTATAATTTGAGTTCTCTGCCACAAGATGTTTATAGTTTTCTATGTGTTAAGTACCCAGAAATTCAGCACACCTTAAATTTGAAATTTAATAAAAGTTACCATGCTACGAAAGCCAGTGGAAACATTTTTATCAGGGATGGAGAAAAGCTAAGTCAAATTTTGGCTTTCCCTGTAGTTTTTAAGTTTATGGACGTTGATTTTAATATTGATACAAGATCTGAAATCGTTGAACTAAAGTCAAATCGATTCGATCTTGAATTTCAATCATTTTTTGCAAGTAAATTTAGTTTTTCAATTTTAAGTTCAAAGGATTTAAAAATTCTTGTAACCACCGATTTTATTAAAACTTCAGAGAAGATCGTCATTGGAAATTTTAAATTTACAACTAATTTTGAAACCAATGAAGGCACATCAAGCATTCAAATATTTGATTCAACAAATACCAATATACTTGTTAATGCCAACTTAAAAAGCTCGCTTAAAAATCAGGAGTTTTCTTTAAATTTTATAAATAAGGACCTATTTTTTAATAATCAAAGATGGTTGATCAATGAAAAAAATAAATTTATTAAAGGCCGAGATTATTTTTCCATCAGCCAAATGGAGTTAACCGATTCTTCACATTATATTAGCATTCATGACATTGACCAAAAAGGAATTTCATTAAAGACGGATGGATTTGATATATCCTTTGTAAATCAATTTATTAGAAATAAAGCAATTGGTTTTTCAGGTTTATTTTCACTTGAGGTGGAAATTCCTGATTTAAAGAAGTTTGATGGTTTAAATGGAAATATAGAAGTATTTCAACTTCATTTTAGCAAAGATAATTTTGGGCCATTTCGCCTGGGATTTTCTGTTCCAGATGCAAATAAACCATGGAATTTAAAAATTGAAAATATATTTCAAGAGCATGTAATTTCTGGATCTGGAACATTTAATATTCCTTTAGGTAAAGGAGATTATAAATATAAGGCCTATGACTTTGGATTAGACTTAAGCGTTAAAGCATTTCCTTTTAAATTTTTGGAAAATTTTATTTCTTCAATTTCCAATACAGAAGGAGGTGGTGACGGAAATCTAAAGTTTTATAGTCGAGATCATAAACTTTATCTTACTGGAAAATTGATTTCTCAGAAAGCCAAGACTAGTATCAATTACTTAGGCATTCCAATAAATTTTGACAAACAACCCATTCGATTTGAAGAAAATGAAATTCTATTTGAATCCCTACAATTAAAGGATAAGTTTGATAACCCAATTAGCTTAAATGGAAAATTAATTCATGATCATTTTAATGATTTTGAAGTAGTGGCGAATCTTACAGCCCCTAAAGCGCTAATTTTAGATACGAAAAAAGGTGAAAATCTATTTTATTACGGCTATGGATTTGGTAGTGTGGATGTTGATTTTACCGGGCCTTTGAGTGCATTGGATATGAATGTGCGCGTTACAAGTCTTAGAGGTACTAAAATTAGCATACCCGTTCAATCAGACCAAGTTGTAAATGAGTCAAAATTTGTCAAATTCAATTCCAAACTAAACTCTATAGACACTGTTAAGTCTCCACTTCACACCAGTATATTAGGAATGAATCTTAATATGCAAATCACGATGACCGATGAAGCTGAAACTGCTATCGTATTTGATGAATTGACTGGAGATATATTGAAAGGATCTGGAAGGGGGAATTTATTAATTAAGTCTCTGAGAAATGGCGTTTTTACAGTCAACGGCACTTATGAAATTGAAAAAGGTGAGTATTTATTTACGCTCTATAATTTTGTAAATAAGCCATTTACTATAAAACGAGGAGGAACCATAACTTGGACCGGAGATCCTTTGAATGCAAATATAAATTTAGAAGCTATTTATGAAGGACTCTATGCGCCCCCTTATTTGCTCGTTCAAGAATACATTGAAAATGGGGATGAAGTAGTTAAAACGGAAGCTAAAAGACGAACAAATGTTAAATTGATAATGCTTTTAACCGGTTCATTATTAAAACCTGATATAAAATTTGATATTGAATTACCTGAATTGACAGGCACATTGAAGGGATTTGCCGACAGTAAGATACAATCTTTACGGAGTAACCAGGACCAATTAAATCAGCAAGTATTTGGTCTTTTAGTTTTACGTACATTTTTGAATAATAATAGTTTTGATGGCGGTATTAATCTGAGTGCAACAACTATTAACACGATGAGCGAAATGCTTGCAAATCAATTTTCACTTTTTGTTTCAAGTTTACTTAGTAATGCTTTTGGTGATGTTGATTTTATTTCGGGAGTGGATTTTAATATAGGTTATGACCTCGACAATGCCAGTATTGGAGACACCAAACAAAGTACAAAACTTAATGAAGGGGAGGTTGTTTTTAGTCTTAAACACCGATTATGGAACGATCAATGGGTTGTAACCTTAGGCGGAAATTATAAATCAAAATCTGCTATTTATGGAAACTCTTATTTTAATCCAGAAAGTGTTATTGAATGGAATACACCTGTACCAGGACTTAAATTGAGAATATATTATCGAGGTGATGAATCCATTGAAGGTGTTAAACATAAAATAGGTACCGGTGTAAATTATCGGAAAGAGTTTGATTCATTTTATGATTTCAACAAGGAATTAAAAAATCAGGCAAAAAAGTAG
- the folP gene encoding dihydropteroate synthase, with protein sequence MGILNLDPDSFYKESIVTTIHMALKKVETMLNDGLDILDIGAFTSRPGTEIPDYQQERQLLMPFLTAIRNEFEGLAISVDTMNSLIAQESIEFGADIINDISGGIFDPKLPELVKDADKIYIAMHMRGIPKTMQSTENTSYQDVVTDLIKYFSKTIEHLKRIGLHKVIIDPGFGFSKKTTDNFLILKNLECFQILSKPILVGISRKSMIYKNLNLSPETALIGSVVAEFYAVLKGCSIVRVHDVKETKQMLSIYKMIHPNVENKSNFVK encoded by the coding sequence ATGGGTATTTTGAATTTGGATCCTGATAGTTTTTATAAGGAGAGTATTGTGACAACGATTCATATGGCTTTGAAAAAAGTAGAGACCATGTTGAATGACGGTTTGGATATTTTAGATATAGGAGCTTTTACAAGCAGACCTGGAACTGAAATACCTGATTATCAGCAAGAAAGGCAACTACTAATGCCTTTTCTTACTGCGATTCGAAATGAATTTGAAGGGTTAGCGATATCTGTTGATACGATGAACTCGTTAATTGCCCAGGAATCCATTGAATTTGGAGCAGATATTATCAATGATATTAGTGGAGGGATTTTTGATCCAAAACTTCCAGAGCTTGTAAAGGATGCAGATAAAATATATATTGCGATGCACATGAGGGGTATTCCAAAAACAATGCAGTCGACTGAAAATACAAGTTACCAAGATGTCGTTACAGATTTAATCAAATATTTTAGTAAAACTATAGAACATTTAAAACGTATTGGTTTACATAAGGTTATTATTGATCCCGGATTTGGATTTAGTAAAAAAACAACGGATAACTTTCTAATTTTAAAAAATCTGGAATGTTTTCAAATTTTGTCAAAGCCCATACTGGTAGGAATCTCACGAAAATCAATGATCTACAAAAATTTGAATTTAAGTCCGGAAACAGCATTGATAGGAAGTGTAGTAGCCGAATTTTATGCTGTTTTGAAAGGGTGTAGTATCGTAAGAGTTCATGATGTTAAAGAAACAAAACAAATGTTATCTATATATAAGATGATACATCCAAATGTAGAAAACAAAAGCAACTTTGTAAAATGA